Proteins found in one Fulvitalea axinellae genomic segment:
- the purL gene encoding phosphoribosylformylglycinamidine synthase, whose protein sequence is MVLFYQGVHQNLFAVEYSGEAHPQDFDKLKWLFGNAERIEAENVEGTFVGPRKEMITPWSTNAVEITQNMGIQGIQRIEEFHPAKDGDTFDPMLQARYEGLGQDVFTIEKQADPVVYIDNIAEYNKAEGLALSDEEVNYLEGLSEKLDRKLTDSEVFGFSQVNSEHCRHKIFNGTFIIDGEEKPTSLFKLIKKTSAENPNHIVSAYKDNVAFVEGPKVEQFAPKRQDIPDYFETKEIDTVISIKAETHNFPTTVEPFNGAATGTGGEIRDRMAGGKAAVPLAGTAVYMTSYPRLNGGRPWEKATDARPWLYQTPMDILIKASNGASDFGNKFGQPLICGSLLTFEHFEKQKKYGFDKVIMLAGGVGYGKKSDALKETPEAGEKVVIMGGDNYRIGMGGSAVSSVDTGEFENAIELNAVQRSNPEMQKRVCNAIRAMSESDINPIVSIHDHGAGGHLNCLSELVEDIGGKINVDKLPIGDPTLSSKEIVGNESQERMGLVIKEKDIDLIKSIADRERAPFYVVGDTTGDMRFSFKNNKNDETPIDLELKDFFGNPPKTVMKDKSVPSDFEGISYTNEKIAEYLTDVLRLEAVASKDWLTNKVDRSVTGRVAKQQCAGELQLPLNNVAVMSIDFRGRNGIATAIGHAPVAAMIDPKAGSVNAIAESLTNIVFAPLKHRLNGVSLSANWMWPCKNEGEDARLYKAVEAASDFACALGINIPTGKDSLSMTQKYGEDVVYAPGTVIISAGAETEDVRKVVEPVAINAEGSAIFHIDLSKDALKLGGSSFAQTQNKLGDDVPTIKDPAYFKKAFNAVQELISAGEVLAGHDISSGGLITALAEMTFASKGLGLDIDLSAIEEQDLVKLLFSENSGLIIQVRDEEKAKAFFEENGVNATMIGIPYADEFIRIRKGDDILEFGIDSLRGAWAETSYLLDREQTREDLALSRYENIVNGPLSNTFPKNFEGTFASLGIDPDRKEKSGIKAAIIREKGVNGDREMAYAMHLAGFDVKDVHMTDLISGRETLEDVNFIVFVGGFSNSDVLGSAKGWAGAFLYNPKAKEALDKFYARKDTLSLGVCNGCQLMVELGLVTPDHEEKPKMLHNESGKFESAFLGMKIPENNSVMLQSLAGTEMSIWVAHGEGKFSLPYGQDKYNVCATYSHSHYPANPNGSDFDTAAMASADGRHLVMMPHLERAIFPWNWAHYPADRKNDEVTPWIEAFVNARKWVEATK, encoded by the coding sequence ATGGTACTATTTTATCAAGGGGTTCATCAGAACCTTTTCGCCGTGGAATACTCAGGCGAGGCCCATCCGCAAGACTTCGACAAACTCAAGTGGCTGTTCGGCAACGCCGAGCGCATCGAAGCCGAAAACGTGGAGGGGACTTTCGTCGGCCCGAGAAAGGAAATGATCACGCCTTGGAGTACAAACGCCGTGGAAATCACCCAGAATATGGGCATCCAAGGCATCCAGCGCATCGAGGAATTTCATCCGGCCAAAGACGGCGACACCTTCGACCCGATGCTCCAGGCCCGCTATGAAGGCCTCGGACAAGACGTTTTCACAATCGAGAAACAAGCCGACCCGGTAGTTTACATCGACAACATCGCTGAATACAACAAGGCCGAAGGATTGGCCCTCAGCGACGAGGAAGTGAATTACCTGGAAGGTCTTAGCGAAAAACTCGACCGCAAACTGACCGACAGCGAAGTTTTCGGATTTTCGCAAGTAAACTCGGAGCACTGCCGACACAAAATCTTCAACGGCACGTTCATTATCGACGGCGAAGAGAAGCCGACCTCCCTCTTCAAACTGATCAAGAAAACTTCGGCGGAAAACCCGAACCATATCGTTTCGGCCTACAAAGACAACGTCGCCTTTGTGGAAGGACCGAAAGTCGAGCAGTTCGCTCCGAAGAGACAGGATATCCCGGATTATTTCGAGACAAAGGAAATCGACACGGTGATTTCCATCAAAGCCGAAACGCACAACTTCCCGACTACAGTCGAGCCGTTTAACGGCGCGGCGACCGGTACCGGCGGTGAAATCCGCGACCGTATGGCGGGCGGAAAAGCGGCTGTTCCTTTAGCCGGTACGGCGGTTTATATGACCTCATACCCTCGCCTTAACGGCGGACGTCCGTGGGAAAAAGCGACCGACGCTCGTCCTTGGCTTTACCAAACGCCAATGGACATCCTGATCAAGGCTTCGAACGGCGCCAGCGATTTCGGCAACAAATTCGGCCAGCCTTTGATCTGCGGTTCCCTCCTTACTTTCGAACATTTCGAAAAGCAAAAGAAATACGGTTTTGACAAAGTGATCATGCTTGCTGGCGGTGTAGGGTACGGCAAGAAAAGCGATGCTTTGAAAGAAACCCCGGAAGCCGGCGAGAAGGTTGTCATCATGGGTGGCGACAACTACCGGATCGGTATGGGCGGTAGCGCCGTTTCGTCGGTTGACACCGGCGAATTCGAAAACGCAATCGAGCTCAACGCCGTTCAGCGTTCGAACCCGGAAATGCAGAAGCGTGTTTGCAACGCTATCCGCGCGATGTCGGAATCGGATATTAACCCTATCGTTTCCATCCACGACCACGGAGCGGGCGGTCACTTGAACTGCCTCTCGGAGTTGGTTGAGGATATTGGCGGTAAAATCAACGTTGACAAACTACCTATCGGCGACCCTACACTTTCATCTAAAGAAATCGTAGGAAACGAGTCGCAAGAGCGTATGGGGCTTGTTATCAAAGAGAAAGACATCGACTTGATCAAAAGCATCGCCGACCGCGAAAGGGCTCCTTTCTATGTTGTCGGTGACACTACCGGCGACATGCGTTTCAGCTTCAAAAACAATAAAAACGACGAGACTCCGATCGACCTTGAGCTGAAAGACTTCTTCGGCAACCCGCCGAAAACAGTCATGAAGGACAAGAGCGTACCAAGCGACTTCGAAGGTATTTCTTACACCAACGAAAAAATCGCCGAGTACCTAACCGACGTTCTTCGCCTTGAGGCCGTGGCTTCGAAAGACTGGCTCACTAACAAAGTGGACCGTTCGGTAACCGGACGCGTAGCGAAACAGCAATGCGCCGGTGAACTTCAGCTTCCGCTGAACAACGTCGCCGTAATGTCTATCGACTTCCGCGGAAGAAACGGTATCGCCACTGCGATCGGCCACGCTCCGGTAGCCGCCATGATCGATCCGAAAGCGGGTTCGGTAAACGCTATCGCCGAGTCGTTGACCAATATCGTATTCGCTCCTTTGAAGCATCGCCTCAATGGCGTTTCGCTTAGCGCGAACTGGATGTGGCCATGTAAGAACGAAGGCGAAGACGCCCGACTCTACAAAGCCGTGGAAGCCGCCAGCGATTTCGCTTGCGCATTGGGAATCAACATCCCGACAGGAAAGGATTCGCTTTCGATGACCCAAAAGTATGGCGAGGACGTAGTTTACGCTCCCGGTACTGTCATCATCTCGGCCGGAGCCGAAACCGAAGACGTTCGCAAGGTTGTGGAACCAGTGGCGATCAACGCCGAAGGTAGCGCCATCTTCCATATCGATTTGTCGAAAGACGCGCTCAAGCTTGGAGGCAGTAGCTTCGCCCAAACTCAAAACAAGCTTGGAGACGACGTTCCTACTATCAAGGATCCGGCGTATTTCAAAAAAGCTTTCAACGCCGTTCAGGAATTGATCTCGGCAGGTGAAGTTTTGGCCGGACACGATATCTCGTCAGGTGGTTTGATCACCGCTCTCGCCGAGATGACTTTCGCATCCAAAGGACTCGGACTCGACATCGACCTTTCCGCTATCGAAGAGCAAGATCTCGTTAAGCTTCTCTTCTCTGAGAACAGCGGTCTGATCATCCAAGTTCGTGACGAAGAGAAAGCCAAAGCATTCTTCGAAGAAAACGGCGTAAACGCCACGATGATCGGTATCCCTTACGCCGACGAGTTTATCCGCATCCGCAAGGGCGACGATATCTTGGAATTCGGCATCGACAGCCTGCGTGGCGCTTGGGCCGAAACTTCTTACCTCCTCGACAGAGAGCAGACTCGTGAAGATCTCGCCTTGTCTCGTTACGAAAACATCGTTAACGGACCGTTGTCGAACACCTTCCCTAAAAACTTCGAAGGGACTTTCGCCTCGTTGGGAATCGATCCTGACCGCAAGGAAAAATCGGGAATCAAAGCCGCTATCATCCGTGAAAAAGGCGTAAACGGCGACCGCGAGATGGCCTACGCCATGCACCTCGCCGGCTTCGACGTGAAGGACGTTCATATGACCGACCTGATCTCGGGCAGGGAAACCTTGGAAGACGTTAATTTCATCGTCTTCGTGGGCGGATTCTCAAACTCCGACGTCCTCGGATCGGCCAAAGGCTGGGCGGGAGCGTTCCTTTACAACCCGAAAGCCAAAGAGGCTCTCGACAAATTCTACGCCCGCAAAGACACGCTCAGTCTTGGCGTATGTAACGGTTGCCAGTTGATGGTTGAACTTGGATTGGTTACTCCTGACCATGAGGAAAAACCGAAAATGCTCCACAACGAATCGGGCAAATTCGAATCGGCGTTCTTGGGAATGAAGATTCCGGAAAACAACTCGGTTATGCTTCAAAGCCTCGCCGGCACGGAAATGAGCATTTGGGTAGCGCACGGAGAAGGCAAATTCAGCCTGCCATACGGACAGGACAAATACAACGTTTGCGCCACGTACAGCCACTCGCATTACCCAGCGAACCCGAACGGCTCCGACTTCGACACAGCCGCCATGGCCTCCGCTGACGGGCGTCATTTGGTGATGATGCCACACTTAGAGCGCGCCATCTTCCCATGGAACTGGGCACATTACCCTGCGGATCGCAAGAATGACGAAGTTACGCCTTGGATCGAAGCTTTCGTTAACGCCAGAAAGTGGGTTGAGGCTACAAAATAA
- a CDS encoding WcaF family extracellular polysaccharide biosynthesis acetyltransferase: MNKDMDTEIQLEKRRNEVDFSVFENSWYKPGGNILKRLLWFYVNAFVFRTSWLPFSGPKNALLRLFGAKVGKGVVIKPSVNIKHPWRLEIGDHCWIGEDTWIDNLADIRLGKSVCLSQGAMLLTGSHDYKRTTFDLTIGEIVLEDGVWIGAKTVVCPGVTCATHSVLAVGSIATKDLEAYGIYQGNPAVFKRERKIG; this comes from the coding sequence ATGAATAAGGATATGGATACCGAAATACAGTTAGAAAAGAGGCGAAACGAGGTTGATTTCAGCGTTTTTGAGAATTCGTGGTATAAGCCCGGCGGGAATATTCTTAAGCGCCTGCTGTGGTTCTACGTGAACGCTTTCGTGTTCCGGACCTCCTGGTTGCCGTTCTCAGGTCCGAAGAATGCGTTGTTGCGTCTTTTCGGAGCCAAAGTGGGAAAAGGTGTAGTGATAAAGCCTTCCGTCAATATTAAGCATCCGTGGCGATTGGAAATCGGGGACCATTGCTGGATAGGTGAGGATACTTGGATTGATAATCTCGCTGATATTCGTTTGGGGAAAAGTGTTTGCCTATCGCAAGGCGCGATGTTGCTCACAGGGTCGCATGACTATAAGCGCACGACTTTCGACTTGACAATAGGGGAAATCGTTCTGGAAGACGGAGTTTGGATTGGAGCGAAAACAGTTGTGTGCCCGGGCGTGACTTGCGCTACGCACAGTGTGCTGGCCGTGGGTTCGATTGCCACTAAAGATTTGGAAGCTTACGGAATCTATCAGGGAAATCCTGCCGTGTTCAAAAGAGAAAGGAAAATCGGTTAA
- a CDS encoding uracil-xanthine permease family protein — MSMNKSYAGSSAFEDTVLGVQFLFVAFGATVLVPLLIGVDPSVALFTAGVGTLIFHLITKGKVPVFLGSSFAFIAPIQEATKLYGFPGTLSGLVVVGLIYGLVSMLVKWKGKALIQKVFPAVVVGPVIMLIGLSLAPVGVNMASTHWGVAILSLLTAVVAVTYGKGMIKLVPIFGGIAVGYLASILFGIVDFKPIVEAPWLALPEFTKPELDWNAIIYLLPVAVAPIIEHVGDMYAIGNVAGKNYVKDPGLNRTLLGDGVATTFAGFLGGPPNTTYSEVTGAIQLTGIKDPKILRIAAVGAIVFAFVGKISGFLRSIPQSVLGGIMLLLFGMIANVGIKSLVESKTDLNKTRNQVIVAVILTVGMGGAVASYESMKLAGIGLASVVGVILNLILPDNSKPLPEKENLEVEVAEEA; from the coding sequence ATGAGTATGAACAAATCGTATGCGGGGAGCTCCGCATTTGAAGACACGGTGTTGGGGGTGCAGTTCCTCTTTGTCGCTTTTGGCGCAACGGTGCTGGTGCCGTTGCTGATTGGGGTTGATCCTTCCGTGGCGCTTTTTACGGCGGGTGTGGGAACGTTGATTTTTCACCTGATCACAAAAGGGAAGGTGCCGGTGTTTTTGGGTAGTAGTTTCGCTTTTATCGCGCCGATTCAGGAGGCGACAAAGCTTTATGGATTTCCGGGCACGTTGTCAGGTTTGGTTGTTGTCGGCCTGATTTACGGTTTGGTTTCCATGCTTGTGAAGTGGAAAGGCAAGGCGTTGATCCAGAAAGTCTTCCCTGCGGTTGTCGTCGGGCCGGTTATTATGCTGATTGGTCTTTCTTTGGCGCCTGTAGGCGTTAATATGGCAAGCACACATTGGGGCGTTGCTATATTGTCGTTGTTAACGGCGGTCGTGGCCGTGACTTATGGCAAAGGGATGATCAAATTGGTGCCTATTTTTGGCGGTATAGCTGTCGGTTACTTAGCCTCAATTCTGTTCGGTATCGTAGATTTTAAGCCGATTGTCGAGGCTCCTTGGTTGGCTTTACCCGAGTTTACGAAACCGGAGTTGGACTGGAACGCGATTATCTATTTGTTGCCTGTTGCCGTTGCGCCGATTATCGAGCATGTGGGTGATATGTACGCTATCGGGAATGTAGCCGGTAAGAATTATGTGAAGGATCCGGGGTTGAACCGGACATTGTTGGGTGATGGTGTAGCCACAACTTTCGCCGGATTTTTGGGTGGTCCACCGAACACTACTTATTCGGAAGTGACAGGCGCGATTCAACTTACGGGAATCAAAGATCCTAAAATACTCCGAATAGCGGCCGTGGGTGCGATTGTTTTCGCCTTTGTGGGTAAAATCAGTGGCTTTTTGCGTTCGATACCTCAGTCAGTGCTGGGTGGTATTATGCTTTTGCTTTTCGGAATGATTGCCAATGTGGGGATTAAGTCTTTGGTGGAATCGAAAACAGACCTGAACAAAACGAGAAACCAAGTGATTGTGGCCGTCATTCTTACTGTAGGAATGGGCGGTGCGGTTGCCTCATATGAGAGCATGAAGCTGGCGGGAATCGGTTTGGCGAGTGTTGTTGGGGTGATTTTGAACCTTATTCTTCCGGACAATTCTAAACCTTTACCTGAGAAAGAAAACCTTGAGGTGGAGGTTGCTGAAGAGGCATAA
- a CDS encoding YceI family protein: MKQIALTLIIIISACAVTLAQTFAKIDTTASVVVWKGSKVGGEHHGNLNLKSGKLIIEDQKITGGDFTVDMTTITNSDLTSKKWNKKLVNHLKSGDFFDTKNHPDAYFKINDISTAPSGNAGEYTISGDMTVKGITKPISFPAKVTIKDKLLTAKADVIIDRTAFDIQYKSGSFFDNLGDKLIHDNFELKINLTANLE; this comes from the coding sequence ATGAAACAAATAGCACTTACCCTCATAATAATCATTTCAGCATGTGCCGTCACGCTAGCCCAAACCTTCGCAAAGATCGACACTACCGCTAGCGTTGTGGTCTGGAAAGGCTCTAAGGTTGGCGGAGAACACCATGGAAACCTCAACCTGAAAAGCGGGAAACTAATCATTGAAGACCAAAAAATAACAGGCGGTGACTTTACAGTCGATATGACTACGATTACCAACTCTGACTTGACAAGTAAGAAATGGAACAAGAAACTGGTCAACCACCTTAAAAGCGGAGATTTCTTCGATACCAAAAACCACCCGGACGCTTATTTTAAAATCAACGATATCAGCACCGCCCCAAGTGGCAATGCGGGCGAATACACAATCAGCGGGGATATGACGGTCAAGGGAATAACAAAACCGATATCATTTCCAGCCAAAGTTACAATCAAGGACAAATTGTTGACGGCTAAAGCCGACGTTATAATAGACCGTACAGCGTTTGATATCCAATACAAATCCGGCTCATTCTTCGACAATCTAGGCGATAAACTCATCCATGATAACTTTGAGTTGAAAATAAACCTGACCGCTAATTTGGAGTGA
- a CDS encoding PPK2 family polyphosphate kinase produces MANDNFYYDRKFYVNGEKPIRLNDFPTDYTEKYKDEDDAEDRIADIIKQLNKLQYRLYAECKYSFLIILQATDAAGKDGVLRHVLRGINPQGCQVHSFKSPTHLELRHDWMWRHYRALPERGMIGIFNRSYYENVLVTKVHPEFILNENIPGIESTDRIDRVFWDNRYKDIRNFEEMLSRNGTVIMKLFLNMSKDEQARRFLSRIDEESKNWKISPADFAEREHWDDYRLAFEDMINNTSTPYAPWHVIPSDHKWFSRVLIAEILMEKMASLRFITPEVTDEMREKLKGIRKILEKELKKEK; encoded by the coding sequence ATGGCAAACGACAACTTTTATTACGATCGCAAATTCTATGTAAACGGCGAGAAGCCGATCAGGCTCAACGACTTCCCAACAGACTACACCGAAAAATACAAAGACGAAGACGATGCGGAAGATCGCATAGCCGATATTATCAAACAGCTCAACAAGCTACAATACAGGCTGTATGCCGAGTGCAAATATTCCTTTCTTATAATCCTTCAAGCCACTGACGCCGCCGGCAAAGACGGTGTTTTGCGCCATGTTCTCAGAGGAATAAACCCTCAAGGTTGTCAAGTTCACAGTTTCAAATCGCCTACGCACCTTGAGCTCAGGCACGATTGGATGTGGAGGCATTATCGGGCTTTGCCTGAAAGGGGGATGATCGGAATCTTCAACCGTTCGTACTACGAAAACGTCTTGGTAACCAAAGTCCATCCCGAATTCATTTTGAACGAAAACATTCCGGGAATCGAAAGCACAGACCGGATAGACAGAGTATTCTGGGACAACCGCTATAAGGACATCCGGAATTTCGAAGAGATGTTGAGCAGAAACGGAACCGTAATCATGAAGTTGTTTCTAAACATGTCTAAAGACGAACAGGCCCGTAGATTCCTCTCAAGAATTGACGAAGAAAGCAAAAACTGGAAGATCTCGCCCGCCGACTTCGCAGAACGTGAACATTGGGACGATTACCGCCTCGCCTTTGAAGACATGATAAATAACACGTCCACCCCTTACGCTCCTTGGCATGTTATTCCTTCGGATCACAAATGGTTTTCGAGAGTACTAATAGCCGAAATCCTAATGGAAAAAATGGCTTCGTTAAGATTCATAACACCCGAAGTCACCGACGAAATGAGGGAAAAACTCAAAGGAATCAGAAAAATTTTGGAAAAAGAACTCAAAAAAGAAAAGTAG
- a CDS encoding superoxide dismutase: MNKRNFIKAGSLASLAAFIPAGAEAIVKGLDGLNIVDKNGVYTLPPLPYPYDALEPHIDAKTMHLHHDIHHAGYVKGLNKATEKVKECIRDNDYSLIKHWERELAFNGSGHFLHTIFWGSMGPKQGRISKDLQRYIDKSFGSFDKFKAYFSATSKSVEGSGWGILAYQPYSDKLVILQAEKHQNLSQWISVPILLIDVWEHAYYLKYQNRRGDYIDAFFDVINWETVSERFNAVKTNK; this comes from the coding sequence ATGAATAAAAGAAATTTTATCAAAGCCGGCTCCCTTGCTAGTTTGGCCGCATTTATTCCAGCTGGAGCGGAAGCAATCGTCAAAGGCCTAGACGGTCTGAACATTGTCGACAAGAACGGAGTCTATACGCTTCCTCCGCTCCCTTATCCGTACGACGCTCTCGAACCGCATATCGATGCCAAGACTATGCATCTCCATCATGATATCCATCATGCGGGTTATGTAAAAGGCTTAAATAAAGCCACCGAAAAAGTCAAAGAATGTATTCGTGACAACGACTATTCCCTAATAAAACATTGGGAACGCGAATTGGCCTTTAACGGGTCGGGCCACTTTCTCCATACAATATTCTGGGGAAGCATGGGCCCCAAACAAGGACGAATCAGTAAAGACCTACAACGGTATATTGACAAAAGTTTCGGCTCTTTCGACAAATTCAAGGCGTACTTTAGCGCAACCTCGAAAAGTGTGGAGGGATCTGGCTGGGGAATTTTGGCCTATCAACCCTACTCCGATAAGTTGGTCATTTTACAAGCCGAAAAACATCAAAATTTATCACAGTGGATCAGCGTTCCGATCCTTCTCATCGACGTTTGGGAGCATGCTTATTATCTGAAATACCAGAATCGGAGAGGCGATTATATAGATGCGTTTTTCGATGTTATAAACTGGGAAACTGTATCCGAAAGATTCAATGCAGTAAAAACTAACAAATAA
- a CDS encoding PAS domain S-box protein, whose amino-acid sequence MAFPYGIFKRSTIQSAFNERKFLKSQLEHAETLLSRFSTKDNLNIKITEDTPPLIKEIAKLFSEINLSNELNDQRIWETEGLTKFNAILRDAYNGFENKGDKLLSDLCEYIGANQACLLLAKGNEKDEKYLEMICLHAYGKKKYKRKKVEIGEGIVGEVFLNQSKAYLTEVPEEYINIGSGLGEARATALLLVPLTHNNEMLGVLELAGFKPFEQKVVEFVDKLGSNIASTLFASQNNEKTERLLVEFQEQAEMLRAQEEEMRQNSEELLATQEEMARKQDELIKLKDTLENDVKAQTQELLKSESKLKEQAQRSESMLSAIQSFTLCAEFEMNGAIISVNEPFLEVLGMKREEVLGLNHRDFDRGVQDMEVYQKFWLRLKAGIPVRKDTTVLLPDGREIILDENYIPLLGTDGKPVSVINISMDVTENKNREKSLQEHTEELRAHEEELKQSMEELQATHEEMNRHVDELHGYTTAIDDIYPVVEFDEQGKVANVNTRFCKMTGYSETEIIGQSIGIFVQESDMLAIDAFAKVWSIVKEQGKLDQVVKRYTKDGQEFHTLVHYRPFKNTSGQITRIICICEDYSDIRKKLGEDLFGKIFLENA is encoded by the coding sequence ATGGCTTTTCCTTATGGGATTTTTAAAAGGAGCACCATTCAATCAGCATTTAATGAAAGAAAATTTCTTAAATCTCAGCTTGAACACGCCGAAACACTATTGTCTCGTTTCTCGACTAAAGACAATCTCAATATAAAAATCACTGAAGACACCCCGCCACTAATAAAAGAAATCGCCAAACTGTTTTCAGAGATCAACCTTTCCAATGAATTAAACGACCAACGGATATGGGAAACTGAAGGGCTCACTAAATTCAACGCGATTCTCAGGGACGCATATAATGGATTTGAAAACAAAGGGGACAAGCTACTTTCAGATCTTTGCGAATATATTGGGGCCAACCAAGCATGCCTACTACTTGCGAAAGGGAACGAAAAGGATGAAAAATACCTTGAGATGATCTGTTTGCATGCTTACGGCAAAAAAAAGTACAAACGCAAAAAGGTTGAAATCGGAGAGGGCATCGTCGGCGAGGTTTTTCTCAACCAAAGCAAAGCCTATTTAACCGAAGTTCCAGAAGAATATATCAATATCGGTTCGGGTTTGGGTGAGGCGCGCGCCACAGCATTGTTGTTAGTTCCGCTGACACATAATAACGAAATGCTTGGAGTACTGGAACTTGCCGGCTTCAAGCCTTTTGAGCAAAAAGTGGTTGAGTTTGTGGATAAGCTCGGAAGCAACATTGCTTCAACGTTATTTGCGAGTCAAAACAATGAGAAGACAGAGCGTCTTCTTGTTGAATTTCAGGAACAAGCCGAAATGCTTAGGGCTCAAGAAGAAGAAATGCGCCAAAACTCCGAGGAACTCCTAGCTACGCAAGAGGAGATGGCTCGGAAACAGGACGAACTGATCAAACTAAAAGACACACTCGAAAACGATGTAAAAGCCCAAACCCAAGAACTACTCAAATCAGAATCGAAACTCAAAGAGCAGGCTCAGCGTTCGGAAAGCATGCTATCCGCAATCCAAAGCTTTACCCTTTGCGCCGAATTTGAAATGAATGGGGCCATCATATCGGTGAACGAACCTTTTCTTGAGGTACTAGGCATGAAGCGGGAAGAAGTTCTCGGGCTTAATCACAGAGATTTTGACCGCGGAGTACAAGACATGGAGGTTTATCAAAAGTTTTGGTTACGCTTGAAAGCTGGTATTCCTGTCCGAAAAGACACAACTGTATTGCTACCTGACGGAAGGGAAATCATCCTCGACGAAAATTACATCCCACTTTTGGGAACGGACGGCAAACCCGTTTCGGTCATAAACATATCTATGGATGTAACGGAAAATAAGAATCGGGAGAAGTCCTTACAGGAACATACCGAGGAACTAAGGGCCCATGAAGAAGAGCTTAAACAATCCATGGAAGAGCTTCAGGCAACGCACGAAGAGATGAACCGCCATGTGGACGAACTCCATGGCTACACTACCGCCATTGACGACATCTACCCTGTCGTGGAATTTGACGAACAAGGCAAAGTCGCAAATGTCAACACCCGCTTTTGTAAAATGACCGGTTATTCCGAAACAGAAATCATAGGGCAATCTATCGGTATTTTTGTTCAAGAAAGCGACATGTTAGCAATTGACGCTTTCGCTAAAGTTTGGTCAATTGTAAAAGAGCAAGGCAAACTTGACCAGGTCGTCAAACGGTATACCAAAGACGGGCAAGAGTTTCACACCCTTGTTCACTATCGTCCGTTCAAAAACACTTCTGGGCAGATCACTAGAATTATCTGCATTTGTGAGGATTACTCGGACATTAGAAAAAAACTAGGAGAAGATCTTTTTGGCAAGATTTTCCTTGAGAATGCTTAA
- the rlmB gene encoding 23S rRNA (guanosine(2251)-2'-O)-methyltransferase RlmB, translating into MEKRESKDLKGQKYGRKPKKISSDEIVFGIRAVIEAIKAGREIDKLLIQKGINNELMSELFKEVKHYGVPYAKVPLEKLNRVTRKNHQGAIAFLSSIQYASLDNIVTECYMKGGSPFVLVLDRITDVRNFGAIARTAECAGVDAIVVPARESSRIGPDAMKTSAGALNHIPICRADDLKEAVDYLQGSGMMVVAATEKTDTQVYDVDLGGPLAIIMGSEENGVSKELLEMASERAKLPMHGKVASLNVSVAAGAFIFEALRQRALAE; encoded by the coding sequence ATGGAGAAAAGGGAGAGCAAAGACCTGAAAGGGCAAAAATATGGAAGAAAGCCCAAGAAGATCTCTTCGGACGAGATTGTTTTCGGAATCAGGGCTGTTATCGAGGCAATTAAAGCCGGTCGGGAAATCGATAAGTTATTGATTCAAAAAGGAATCAATAATGAGTTGATGAGCGAGCTTTTCAAAGAAGTCAAGCATTACGGTGTGCCTTATGCCAAAGTGCCGTTAGAAAAACTTAATAGAGTCACCCGGAAAAACCACCAGGGAGCGATTGCTTTCCTTTCGTCTATCCAATATGCGTCTCTTGATAATATCGTGACGGAATGTTATATGAAAGGAGGCTCTCCATTTGTATTGGTTCTGGACCGTATCACTGATGTACGTAATTTCGGAGCTATTGCCAGAACAGCTGAATGCGCTGGAGTGGACGCTATAGTGGTTCCTGCGAGAGAAAGCTCTCGGATTGGTCCGGATGCCATGAAGACTTCGGCCGGAGCCCTAAACCATATTCCGATTTGTAGAGCGGATGACTTGAAAGAGGCCGTTGATTATCTGCAAGGAAGTGGAATGATGGTGGTAGCGGCAACCGAAAAAACAGATACTCAAGTGTACGACGTGGATTTAGGTGGTCCATTAGCTATAATTATGGGTTCTGAAGAAAATGGCGTCTCCAAAGAATTGTTGGAAATGGCTTCAGAACGAGCTAAGCTACCAATGCACGGTAAGGTGGCTTCGCTTAATGTGTCGGTTGCGGCGGGCGCTTTTATCTTCGAAGCTTTAAGGCAAAGGGCGTTAGCGGAATAA